From a single Xyrauchen texanus isolate HMW12.3.18 chromosome 26, RBS_HiC_50CHRs, whole genome shotgun sequence genomic region:
- the si:dkey-266f7.9 gene encoding 1-phosphatidylinositol phosphodiesterase yields MEGITGHIVQLMILGILLGVASPGHGAIQTPDYDDTSTPEILNPSWMATIPDVYSLSDVTMPGTHNTMALYGGTLAECNSWYLAQQLRAGIRFLDVRVRHVRGKLTIHHGISYQYAHFGDVLMDIVAFLKDYPTETVLMRLKEELSNTNDIYGAVVRYINEYAHWDLLWHSREMPTMGEARGKLIVLQDFTGPEIGMLYNSLDIADDWQVSSLQSEDVEKKWRSVYNHLEAAAVSNKGRMFLTYSSGASILAHPNALAKLINPRLHEYLTGYTFQNKQFGIVTMDFPGAKLVQTIIGFN; encoded by the exons TGTGGCCAGCCCAGGACATGGGGCAATCCAGACCCCTGACTATGATGACACCTCCACACCTGAGATCCTAAACCCATCTTGGATGGCCACCATCCCTGACGTCTACTCTCTGTCAGATGTGACAATGCCTGGCACCCACAACACCATGGCTCTGTACGGTGGCACACTGGCTGAGTGTAACTCCTGGTACCTTGCCCAACAACTGCGTGCTGGAATTCGCTTTCTGGATGTTCGTGTCCGTCACGTGAGAGGCAAATTGACCATCCACCATGGAATCTCGTATCAGTATGCTCATTTTGGGGATGTGTTGATGGACATTGTGGCTTTCCTAAAGGATTATCCTACTGAAACGGTGTTGATGAGACTTAAGGAAGAGTTGAGTAACACAAACGATATCTATGGGGCAGTAGTGCGATACATTAATGAGTATGCACACTGGGACCTGCTGTGGCACAGCCGTGAGATGCCCACTATGGGAGAGGCACGAGGAAAGTTGATTGTGCTGCAAGACTTTACTGGCCCTGAGATTGGAATGCTCTACAATTCATTGGACATTGCCGATGACTGGCAG GTGTCCTCTCTGCAGTCAGAGGATGTGGAGAAGAAATGGAGAAGTGTCTACAATCATCTGGAGGCAGCTGCAGTTAGTAACAAAGGCCGTATGTTCCTAACCTACAGCAGTGGTGCCAGCATCCTGGCACACCCTAACGCCCTGGCCAAGCTCATAAACCCACGCCTGCATGAATATCTGACAGGCTACACTTTTCAAAACAAGCAGTTCGGTATTGTAACAATGGACTTTCCTGGTGCAAAGTTAGTGCAAACTATTATTGGCTTCAATTAA